The following coding sequences are from one Musa acuminata AAA Group cultivar baxijiao chromosome BXJ2-4, Cavendish_Baxijiao_AAA, whole genome shotgun sequence window:
- the LOC103980660 gene encoding two-component response regulator-like PRR95 isoform X3: MIMDHETCRNIPVIMMSSHDSVSIVFKCMLKGAADFLIKPIRKNELRNLWQHVWRRQIASVQSGVHEIQDKCDAKHKLKAHSRKGGHSTDYTYKECSDAQSSCARSDVATDIKHNHLELKQRKAVEASVTLNDGENIQFYNAPFYNENAANAASKNVDVIQKECMDSNTITNEKDGQKCYHDITSIIRVIDNQSKGTLQSRGTNTVQSGSSDMAIHDIDVIHKSCPTPHLELSLKRCERIFPEKHDCDEINVWNHSNSSAFSLYNSRTVMPTSLNSGSKGNDPNCTEHSKYQGSTINMEETTFEVVEHSVQCNPLQVIPFTLPVGNMPLCSEYDTAMQHMIYTESDHQFWSTSPSVWLKTTTETNSSHQPTQEDQVSVEGGIPDGKNTRSSSYHYVQEQEEHMEVDKQRHILSAAGESGSSSICNGGRSQPNSSASGGVLSGTTGHTFATNIFRPITVTVNDEVKLAREGTKVTDGSMSQREMALNKFRLKRKERCFEKKVRYHARKLLAEQRPRVKGQFVRQAKLNPQPTFAGAF; encoded by the exons ATGATAATGGATCATGAGACATGCAGGAATATTCCAGTCATAA TGATGTCTTCACATGATTCCGTCAGCATAGTTTTCAAGTGCATGTTGAAAGGTGCAGCCGACTTTCTCATTAAACCAATCCGCAAGAATGAGCTTAGGAATTTGTGGCAGCATGTTTGGAGAAGGCAAATT GCAAGTGTACAGAGTGGTGTGCATGAGATTCAAGATAAATGTGATGCAAAGCATAAACTGAAAGCTCATTCCAGAAAAGGAGGTCATTCAACCGATTACACATACAAGGAATGCAGTGATGCTCAA AGCTCTTGTGCAAGGTCAGATGTGGCAACTGACATTAAACACAACCACTTGGAGCTCAAGCAGCGAAAAGCAGTGGAAGCATCTGTAACTCTGAATGATGGAGAGAATATTCAATTCTACAATGCACCATTCTATAATGAAAATGCAGCTAATG CAGCTAGTAAAAATGTGGATGTGATACAAAAAGAATGCATGGACTCCAACACTATCACCAATGAGAAAGATGGCCAGAAATGTTATCATGACATAACTTCTATAATCCGAGTGATTGATAATCAATCAAAGGGTACTCTTCAATCTAGAGGCACAAACACTGTTCAAAGTGGGTCTTCAGACATGGCAATTCATGATATTGATGTTATTCATAAGTCTTGCCCCACACCTCACTTGGAGCTCTCTCTAAAAAGATGCGAGAGAATATTTCCTGAGAAGCATGACTGTGATGAGATCAATGTGTGGAACCATTCAAATTCATCAGCCTTCTCACT GTACAATTCCAGAACAGTAATGCCTACCTCGCTGAATTCAGGATCTAAAGGCAATGACCCGAATTGTACtgaacattcaaaatatcaaggttCTACTATAAATATGGAAGAGACGACGTTCGAGGTTGTAGAACATTCAGTTCAATGCAATCCCCTTCAAGTTATTCCATTCACTCTTCCAGTTGGAAACATGCCCTTGTGTTCTGAGTATGATACAGCAATGCAACACATGATCTATACAGAGTCAGATCATCAATTTTGGAGTACAAGTCCATCTGTTTGGCTAAAAACTACCACAGAGACAAACTCATCGCACCAACCTACCCAAGAAGACCAGGTCTCTGTGGAAGGTGGCATTCCAGATGGCAAGAACACTAGAAGTTCATCTTATCATTATGTGCAAGAGCAGGAAGAACATATGGAAGTCGATAAACAGAGGCACATTTTATCAGCAGCTGGTGAAAGTGGTAGTAGTAGCATATGTAATGGTGGAAGAAGTCAACCTAATAGCAGTGCTAGTGGGGGTGTTCTCAGTGGTACTACCGGACACACGTTTGCAACAAATATTTTCAGGCCCATCACAGTGACGGTAAATGATGAGGTCAAATTGGCTCGTGAAGGAACCAAGGTTACAGATGGTAGCATgagccaaagagaaatggctctaaaCAAATTTCGATTGAAGAGGAAAGAAAGATGTTTTGAAAAGAAG GTTCGGTATCACGCCAGAAAATTACTTGCAGAGCAGCGTCCTCGAGTGAAAGGACAATTTGTTCGTCAAGCAAAACTCAATCCTCAGCCAACATTTGCAGGTGCCTTTTAG
- the LOC103980661 gene encoding B-box zinc finger protein 20-like, with protein MKIQCDVCGKEEALVFCCADEAALCDACDRRVHCANILAGKHRRFSLDSPSVRSNPLCDVCQEKRAVLFCREDRAILCGACDASIHSANHLTMKHSRFLLTGVRFSAAPISEPEPVTAAYSFSATAIVPAASTTSATANFGASSISEYLIKMCPGWHVEDLLDDDAAANVAMDGFSKVDESLPSLDADLDGGGGLETICAPHVPQLPPPGPPAGGAAHDQHRHGGNKVGINFRERTEQALVVPQSHPIPTPNKRRRRPLWS; from the exons ATGAAGATACAGTGTGATGTTTGCGGCAAAGAGGAGGCTTTGGTGTTCTGCTGCGCGGACGAGGCCGCTCTCTGTGACGCCTGCGACCGCCGGGTGCACTGCGCCAACATCCTCGCCGGCAAGCACCGCCGCTTCTCCCTCGACTCCCCCTCCGTCCGCTCCAATCCCCTCTGCGACGTCTGTCAG GAGAAGAGAGCAGTTCTGTTCTGCCGAGAGGACAGAGCGATCCTCTGTGGAGCCTGCGATGCCTCCATACACAGCGCCAACCACCTCACCATGAAGCATAGCAGGTTCCTCCTCACCGGCGTCCGCTTCTCCGCCGCTCCCATCTCGGAACCCGAGCCAGTGACGGCGGCGTATAGCTTCTCCGCCACTGCCATAGTCCCCGCCGCCTCTACGACCTCGGCCACAGCCAACTTCGGCGCCAGTAGCATCTCGGAGTATCTCATCAAGATGTGCCCAGGCTGGCACGTTGAGGACCTACTGGATGATGATGCGGCCGCCAACGTCGCCATGGATGGCTTCTCCAAG GTGGATGAGTCGCTGCCTTCCCTGGACGCTGATCTGGACGGCGGCGGCGGGCTGGAAACCATCTGCGCGCCACACGTACCTCAGCTTCCTCCACCAGGTCCTCCTGCCGGCGGCGCCGCCCACGACCAGCATCGGCACGGAGGCAACAAGGTAGGAATCAACTTCCGAGAGCGGACCGAGCAGGCGCTCGTGGTGCCTCAGAGCCACCCTATTCCGACTCCCAACAAGAGACGAAGGCGCCCTCTTTGGTCCTGA